One genomic segment of Salinigranum rubrum includes these proteins:
- a CDS encoding cytochrome b produces MSLEKKDEYDHKAWLKSKEDLTKVEQFFLLGLIYVDKRLRIVDYLELMETLYYRVNLQMPKSHTEQYNLDNKFWYWYPLYTLGLFSTLAYVVAAISGALLGFYYSPATTGDPSTAYNSIAFIMRDLQFGFMLRSIHRWSAQVMVAAVFLHMLRVYFTGAYKEPRELNWILGIVLISLTMVFGYTGYLLPWDQLAFWAGQIGVEMSLSIPLAGEWVAQLLFGGFTLSQATLQRMYILHVFLLPFVVTTLIAIHIGIVWVQGIAEPH; encoded by the coding sequence ATGAGTTTAGAAAAGAAAGACGAGTACGACCACAAGGCCTGGTTGAAGTCCAAGGAGGACCTCACGAAGGTCGAGCAGTTCTTCCTGCTCGGTCTCATCTACGTCGACAAGCGGCTGCGAATCGTCGACTACCTGGAGCTGATGGAGACGCTGTACTACCGGGTCAACCTCCAGATGCCGAAGAGCCACACCGAGCAGTACAACCTCGACAACAAGTTCTGGTACTGGTACCCCCTCTACACGCTGGGGCTGTTCTCGACGCTGGCGTACGTCGTCGCGGCCATCTCGGGGGCGCTCCTGGGCTTTTACTACAGCCCCGCGACGACGGGCGACCCCTCGACGGCGTACAACAGCATCGCGTTCATCATGCGTGACCTGCAGTTCGGGTTCATGCTCCGTTCCATCCACCGGTGGTCCGCACAGGTGATGGTCGCGGCCGTCTTCCTCCACATGCTCCGCGTGTACTTCACCGGGGCGTACAAGGAGCCGCGCGAACTCAACTGGATCCTCGGCATCGTCCTCATCAGCCTGACGATGGTGTTCGGGTACACCGGGTACCTGCTGCCGTGGGACCAGCTAGCGTTCTGGGCCGGTCAGATCGGCGTCGAGATGTCGCTGTCCATCCCGCTCGCGGGTGAGTGGGTCGCCCAGCTGTTGTTCGGCGGCTTCACGCTGAGCCAGGCCACGCTCCAGCGGATGTACATCCTCCACGTGTTCCTGTTACCCTTCGTCGTGACGACCCTCATCGCCATCCACATCGGCATCGTCTGGGTGCAGGGCATCGCGGAGCCACACTGA
- a CDS encoding DUF7318 family protein: MSSSGSTYGDIHRYESARESTSAAIGIVLLTVIEVVFVFLFTYGLVSGWGLTDLGNMFLGGVLAVIFIDLAFILALYRKEFLPDVMIVKKRRRKWEDLYIREDQVEGETLGDGAWDTVKRAIYPYYKR, encoded by the coding sequence ATGTCCTCGTCGGGAAGTACCTACGGTGACATCCACCGCTACGAGTCCGCGCGGGAGTCGACCTCCGCCGCCATCGGCATCGTCCTCCTCACCGTGATCGAGGTGGTGTTCGTGTTCCTCTTCACGTACGGGCTGGTCTCCGGTTGGGGCCTGACCGACCTGGGGAACATGTTCCTCGGCGGCGTCTTGGCCGTGATATTCATCGACCTGGCGTTCATCCTCGCGCTCTATCGGAAGGAGTTCCTCCCGGACGTGATGATCGTCAAGAAGCGCCGGCGCAAGTGGGAGGACCTCTACATCCGCGAGGACCAGGTCGAGGGCGAGACGCTCGGTGACGGCGCCTGGGACACGGTGAAACGCGCGATTTACCCATACTACAAGCGATAA
- a CDS encoding DUF7314 family protein translates to MADEFIKGLGIFTGGGLAWLTLASWYRTPGFESTQQLVAPITVSGDNLFNALGIVLMDVFFWFTLIGALTFWVLIPGTRELRKAIENRRTE, encoded by the coding sequence ATGGCTGACGAATTCATCAAGGGGCTCGGCATCTTCACGGGCGGTGGTCTCGCCTGGCTGACCCTCGCGAGCTGGTACCGGACCCCTGGCTTCGAGAGCACCCAGCAGCTCGTCGCGCCGATCACCGTCTCCGGGGACAACCTGTTCAACGCGCTCGGGATCGTGCTGATGGACGTCTTCTTCTGGTTCACCCTCATCGGCGCGCTGACGTTCTGGGTGCTCATCCCGGGGACCCGAGAGCTGCGTAAGGCTATCGAGAACCGCCGCACCGAGTAG
- a CDS encoding DUF7319 domain-containing protein — protein sequence MTDASDEQVGEEPPGPPTADGSVPAGDTDDAATTATERGTEDGADTAADAELEALRQEVEEKYDFENFGPKDMAEMTVEEWEAAFDPDSWVVGPELLDRVEKELHNRVAMREVFAIVERYTSEGEPRLVAYSDEGYAIVYADGSVEGEGTVLRDVTPTVALCSMDDYDVAEPPQNVGLPSPDEVPEGSGEFGNLMLQVVAFVQVLGGLALLVAWLVTDLNTIVAPVAALFFLLIGVFLFFVVANARLSDRFRSEEYRNRLRAVGIEDGQRPDFLPPLDEDAELLGGGVEGELDPDGETGETATEPGSEDPGEAGAQGA from the coding sequence ATGACCGACGCCTCGGACGAGCAGGTGGGTGAGGAACCGCCCGGACCGCCGACCGCTGACGGGTCGGTCCCGGCCGGCGACACCGACGACGCGGCCACGACCGCGACCGAGCGCGGAACCGAGGACGGTGCCGACACCGCCGCGGACGCGGAACTCGAAGCCCTCCGGCAGGAGGTCGAAGAGAAGTACGACTTCGAGAACTTCGGCCCGAAGGACATGGCCGAGATGACCGTCGAGGAGTGGGAAGCGGCGTTCGACCCCGACTCGTGGGTCGTCGGTCCCGAACTGCTCGACAGGGTGGAGAAGGAACTGCACAACCGCGTCGCGATGCGGGAGGTGTTCGCCATCGTCGAGCGGTACACGAGCGAGGGCGAACCGCGGCTCGTCGCCTACTCCGACGAGGGGTACGCCATCGTCTACGCCGACGGGAGCGTCGAGGGCGAGGGGACGGTCCTCCGCGACGTCACCCCGACCGTCGCGCTCTGTTCGATGGACGACTACGACGTCGCAGAGCCGCCGCAGAACGTCGGCCTTCCCTCGCCGGACGAGGTTCCCGAGGGCTCGGGCGAGTTCGGCAACCTGATGCTGCAGGTGGTCGCGTTCGTCCAGGTCCTCGGCGGACTGGCGCTCCTCGTGGCGTGGCTCGTCACCGACCTGAACACCATCGTCGCGCCCGTAGCAGCGCTGTTCTTTCTGCTCATCGGCGTCTTCCTCTTCTTCGTCGTCGCCAACGCTCGGCTCTCGGACCGGTTCCGCTCCGAGGAGTACCGCAACCGGCTCCGGGCGGTCGGCATCGAGGACGGCCAGCGCCCCGACTTCCTCCCGCCGCTCGACGAGGACGCCGAACTCCTCGGTGGGGGGGTCGAGGGCGAACTCGACCCGGACGGGGAGACGGGCGAGACTGCGACCGAACCGGGGAGCGAAGACCCCGGCGAGGCCGGCGCACAGGGCGCCTGA
- a CDS encoding DUF7315 family membrane protein, whose amino-acid sequence MTTDTDTTRSTSDATTTATQTDAQSSPQSAGRRGRRDVEVPMRLYKTVTVFSTLIAVVTVVAGFFLLDAATLQVSFLRAIIAGVLRAVGLAVPTGVLSTVLAVCGLLVIAFGAGVYTVSTRFRAEGMGKSQEGADEESDNG is encoded by the coding sequence ATGACGACAGACACAGACACCACCCGCTCGACCAGTGACGCCACCACGACGGCCACACAGACGGATGCCCAGTCCTCGCCCCAGTCGGCGGGTCGGCGCGGTCGGCGCGACGTCGAGGTGCCGATGCGGCTGTACAAGACCGTCACGGTGTTCTCGACGCTCATCGCCGTCGTCACGGTCGTCGCCGGCTTCTTCCTCCTCGACGCCGCGACGCTGCAGGTGAGCTTCCTCAGGGCGATCATCGCGGGCGTCCTGCGTGCGGTGGGGCTGGCGGTCCCGACGGGTGTGCTGAGCACCGTCCTCGCCGTCTGTGGGCTGCTCGTCATCGCGTTCGGTGCCGGGGTCTACACCGTCTCCACCCGGTTCCGCGCGGAAGGGATGGGAAAGTCTCAAGAGGGCGCCGACGAAGAGTCAGACAATGGCTGA
- a CDS encoding NAD(+)/NADH kinase, producing the protein MSVTVAVRAPGAADLSDDEPDVTLTDREGAADLVLAVGDEALRSLVDDPAPVPVLPVATSVGRHGVAREQVDEALTALSPTELDARTVPHPVLSVDVSGREVRGLLDVALVTSEPAHISEYTVADGSGVLGSFRADGVVVATPAGSAGYGHATGGPLLAAGAGLAVVPISPYTTKPRTWVVDAPVALDVERDESPVSLVVDGQVRRRVTVDDPVRLTVGRTVDLLRPPTPADGARRLEKL; encoded by the coding sequence ATGTCGGTGACGGTTGCCGTCCGCGCCCCGGGGGCGGCCGACCTCTCCGACGACGAACCCGACGTCACGCTGACCGACCGCGAGGGGGCGGCCGACCTCGTCCTCGCGGTTGGCGACGAGGCGCTCCGCTCGCTGGTCGACGACCCCGCCCCGGTGCCGGTGCTCCCCGTCGCGACGAGCGTCGGTCGACACGGCGTCGCGCGGGAGCAGGTCGACGAGGCGCTCACCGCCCTCAGCCCGACCGAACTCGACGCGCGGACCGTCCCGCACCCGGTCCTGTCGGTCGACGTCAGCGGACGCGAGGTGCGGGGCCTCCTCGACGTCGCGCTCGTGACGAGCGAACCCGCCCACATCTCCGAGTACACGGTCGCCGACGGGTCGGGCGTGCTGGGGTCGTTCCGCGCCGACGGCGTCGTCGTCGCCACCCCTGCCGGAAGCGCCGGCTACGGCCACGCCACCGGCGGTCCGCTCCTCGCCGCCGGGGCGGGACTCGCGGTCGTCCCCATCTCGCCGTACACGACGAAGCCGCGCACCTGGGTGGTCGATGCCCCGGTCGCCCTCGACGTCGAGCGCGACGAGTCGCCCGTCTCGCTCGTCGTCGACGGCCAAGTCAGACGACGGGTGACGGTCGACGACCCGGTCCGGTTGACCGTCGGCCGGACGGTCGACCTCCTCCGGCCTCCGACACCCGCCGACGGGGCGCGGAGATTGGAAAAACTCTAA
- a CDS encoding PqqD family protein → MSITDRSVVVATQNHVSADVGGEQVVLHPETGQYHGLSDVAYAIWTHIQEPASVAEIHRLLLEEYDVGAEECRRDLVAFVDELVTARLATVE, encoded by the coding sequence ATGAGCATCACGGACCGTTCCGTCGTCGTGGCGACCCAGAACCACGTTTCGGCCGACGTCGGGGGCGAGCAGGTCGTCCTCCACCCCGAGACTGGCCAGTACCACGGGCTGTCGGACGTCGCGTACGCCATCTGGACCCACATCCAGGAACCGGCGTCGGTCGCCGAGATTCACAGACTGCTCCTCGAAGAGTACGACGTCGGCGCCGAGGAGTGTCGCCGGGACCTGGTCGCCTTCGTCGACGAACTGGTGACAGCACGGCTCGCGACGGTCGAATGA
- a CDS encoding ABC transporter ATP-binding protein, with protein MEPTGAPLSPRRKLRLVWAAVRTNTALATAVLLLSLLAAVLEGIGLSFMLPIIEMATSGGVPPTDGDRVLSAFVAASDLLGVPFTLGTVLAGITLVVGARFGVQFLVAWLLAVLETRYVRDLRTRVFDAALDARVERLDELGSDELLNAIITQTEYHSAVVGGPSSSPSGCSSARCISPWRWCSPPS; from the coding sequence ATGGAGCCGACGGGGGCGCCGCTCTCGCCGCGGCGAAAACTCCGTCTCGTGTGGGCGGCCGTTCGGACGAACACGGCGCTGGCGACGGCCGTCCTCCTGCTCAGCCTGCTCGCCGCCGTGCTGGAGGGCATCGGACTGAGCTTCATGCTCCCGATCATCGAGATGGCGACGAGCGGCGGGGTGCCCCCGACCGACGGGGACCGGGTCCTCTCCGCGTTCGTCGCCGCCTCCGACCTGCTCGGCGTGCCCTTTACCCTCGGCACCGTTCTCGCCGGCATCACCCTCGTCGTCGGCGCGCGGTTCGGCGTGCAGTTCCTCGTCGCGTGGCTGCTCGCGGTCCTCGAGACGAGGTACGTGCGCGACCTCCGGACCCGGGTGTTCGACGCCGCGCTCGACGCCCGTGTCGAGCGGCTGGACGAACTCGGCTCGGACGAACTGCTGAACGCGATCATCACGCAGACGGAGTACCACTCCGCGGTCGTCGGGGGGCCGTCCAGTTCGCCCAGCGGCTGTTCCTCGGCTCGGTGTATCTCGCCGTGGCGCTGGTGCTCGCCCCCCAGTTGA
- a CDS encoding halocyanin domain-containing protein: MNRRDFLRTAGGASVAATAASGTAAAQEEGGGGGGNVRPDWGGHLDGVDGGYQDLRGSSEVTVEVGASGNGGALAFAPAGIWVDPGTTVTWEWTGEGGGHNVVSSEGPASLDSGAAVAEAGATYEHTFGEDQTGITKYHCAPHESLGMLGAVAVGGDVATVSTGGGGEKELEELGVAIQAHWVGSATILGIIVTIIYTFYILKYGESPNTGNTGGGE, translated from the coding sequence ATGAACAGGCGGGACTTTCTCCGGACGGCCGGGGGTGCGTCCGTCGCCGCGACAGCCGCTTCGGGCACCGCCGCCGCGCAGGAAGAAGGCGGTGGTGGTGGCGGGAACGTCCGCCCCGACTGGGGCGGTCACCTCGACGGCGTCGACGGCGGCTATCAGGACCTCCGTGGCTCCAGCGAGGTGACCGTGGAGGTCGGCGCCAGCGGCAACGGCGGCGCGCTCGCGTTCGCACCGGCAGGCATCTGGGTCGACCCCGGAACGACAGTCACGTGGGAGTGGACCGGCGAGGGCGGCGGCCACAACGTTGTCTCCAGCGAGGGCCCGGCGTCGCTCGACAGTGGCGCCGCCGTCGCCGAGGCGGGCGCGACGTACGAACACACCTTCGGCGAGGACCAGACCGGCATCACGAAGTACCACTGCGCCCCGCACGAATCGCTCGGGATGCTCGGCGCCGTCGCCGTCGGTGGCGACGTCGCGACGGTGTCGACGGGCGGCGGTGGCGAGAAGGAACTCGAGGAACTCGGTGTCGCCATCCAGGCGCACTGGGTCGGCTCGGCGACCATCCTCGGCATCATCGTCACCATCATCTACACCTTCTACATCCTGAAGTACGGCGAGTCGCCGAACACGGGCAACACGGGGGGTGGTGAGTGA
- a CDS encoding ABC transporter ATP-binding protein: MALVLAPQLTVVAVVVMGAVTVLLHRVIQPAYATGEAVADANARIQETAQSGIMGARDVRLFTMRQRIRDRFADAVDSHADSYVRLQRNNSLLGNAYLFASAVTVFALVYLSIEVYALSVGSFAVFLFSMFRLAPVVSSLNNVAYGLDGELPHLVNTERTITALERDRERVDVDVPAPRRVDRVDFDRVTYAYPDGTVGVRDLSFSVDRGETVAFVGQSGAGKSTIVSLLTGLFDPTEGTVRADGRDVTSFDVDSWRARVAVVRQDPFLFNDTLRFNLTVGNPDVGERELERACEVAQITEFLPHLPSGLETVLGDDGVRLSGGQRQRVALARALLTDADVLVLDEATSNLDASLEAAVYDALAASDRDRATVVIAHRLSTIADADRIHVMSHGEVVESGTHGELVRNEGAYAALFAAHAATA; this comes from the coding sequence GTGGCGCTGGTGCTCGCCCCCCAGTTGACCGTGGTGGCGGTCGTCGTGATGGGTGCGGTGACCGTCCTGCTCCACCGGGTAATCCAGCCGGCGTACGCCACCGGAGAGGCGGTCGCCGATGCGAACGCGCGCATCCAGGAGACGGCACAGTCGGGAATCATGGGCGCGCGCGACGTGCGCCTGTTCACGATGCGTCAGCGGATACGCGACCGGTTCGCCGACGCGGTCGACAGCCACGCGGACTCGTACGTTCGCCTCCAGCGGAACAACTCGCTTCTCGGCAACGCCTACCTGTTCGCGAGCGCCGTGACGGTGTTCGCGCTCGTCTACCTCTCCATCGAGGTGTACGCGCTCTCGGTCGGTTCGTTCGCGGTCTTCCTGTTCTCGATGTTCCGACTCGCACCGGTCGTGAGTTCGCTGAACAACGTGGCGTACGGGCTCGACGGCGAGCTACCGCACCTCGTCAACACCGAGCGAACGATCACCGCGCTCGAACGGGACAGAGAGCGCGTGGACGTCGACGTCCCCGCACCCCGTCGAGTCGACCGCGTCGACTTCGACCGCGTGACGTACGCGTACCCGGACGGGACGGTCGGCGTCCGCGACCTCTCGTTTTCGGTCGACCGCGGCGAGACCGTCGCGTTCGTCGGTCAGTCGGGGGCTGGGAAGTCGACCATCGTCTCCCTTCTGACCGGGCTGTTCGACCCGACCGAGGGGACGGTCCGCGCCGACGGCCGCGACGTGACGTCGTTCGACGTCGACTCGTGGCGCGCACGGGTCGCCGTCGTGCGGCAGGACCCCTTCCTGTTCAACGACACCCTGCGGTTCAACCTCACCGTCGGGAACCCCGACGTCGGGGAGAGAGAACTCGAACGCGCGTGCGAGGTGGCACAGATAACCGAGTTCCTGCCGCACCTCCCCAGCGGACTCGAAACGGTCCTGGGCGACGACGGCGTCCGCCTCTCGGGAGGCCAGCGACAGCGGGTCGCGCTGGCACGGGCGCTGCTCACGGACGCCGACGTGCTCGTGCTCGACGAGGCGACGAGCAATCTTGACGCGTCGCTCGAAGCGGCGGTGTACGACGCGCTCGCCGCCTCTGACCGCGACCGGGCGACCGTCGTCATCGCCCACCGGCTGTCGACAATCGCGGACGCGGACCGCATCCACGTGATGTCCCACGGGGAGGTCGTCGAATCGGGGACACACGGGGAACTCGTGAGGAACGAGGGGGCGTACGCCGCGCTGTTCGCGGCGCACGCGGCGACGGCCTGA
- a CDS encoding M28 family peptidase, which yields MTAWIGDTFTSDVGWSHLERLVDIGNRMAGTPGEDEALAATREALSAVGARDATVDPFPIQGWVRGDSAVDAGERTLSCIALPRSPSGSATGRLVDVGDGLPEAFDRDLSGTVVLVSSTVPDHVDRFIHRREKYYRAVEAGAAGFVFRNHVPGQLPPTGSVGTEDAPIGEIPAVGVSKEVGAQLARRHVDEDVTVRTRCETPDAESGNVHADVGPDTDEAVYLTSHVDAHDVAEGALDNGAGTAMVVEVARVLAEREDELDTRVHLACFGSEEVGLVGSGYHAERADDVRAVCNLDGVCGGRTLQTHVGGFDGLGDAFERVGERYDHPITVVPEHLPHSDHWPFVARGLPGCMVSAETGERGRGWGHTEADTLDKLEMRTFREQAVLLAEVVVELARADADLESHPRERIADALEDQGEAAGMRATGDWPF from the coding sequence ATGACCGCGTGGATCGGAGACACCTTCACGAGCGACGTCGGGTGGTCACACCTCGAACGGCTGGTCGACATCGGGAACCGGATGGCCGGCACGCCCGGCGAAGACGAGGCGCTGGCGGCGACCCGGGAGGCGCTCTCGGCGGTCGGCGCGCGCGACGCGACCGTCGACCCGTTCCCCATCCAGGGGTGGGTTCGCGGCGACAGCGCGGTCGACGCCGGCGAACGCACGCTCTCGTGCATCGCGCTCCCGCGGAGTCCGAGCGGGAGCGCGACGGGACGGCTCGTCGACGTAGGCGACGGACTCCCCGAGGCGTTCGACCGCGACCTCTCCGGGACGGTCGTCCTCGTCTCCTCGACCGTCCCCGACCACGTCGACCGTTTCATCCACCGTCGCGAGAAGTACTACCGGGCCGTCGAGGCGGGGGCCGCGGGCTTCGTCTTCCGCAACCACGTTCCGGGTCAGCTTCCACCGACGGGGAGTGTCGGCACCGAGGACGCACCGATCGGCGAGATTCCCGCGGTGGGTGTCTCGAAGGAGGTCGGCGCGCAACTGGCCCGACGGCACGTCGACGAGGACGTGACCGTCCGCACCCGATGTGAGACGCCCGACGCCGAGAGCGGAAACGTCCACGCCGACGTCGGCCCCGACACCGACGAGGCGGTCTACCTGACGAGCCACGTCGACGCTCACGACGTCGCCGAGGGCGCGCTCGACAACGGCGCGGGGACGGCGATGGTGGTCGAAGTCGCGCGCGTCCTCGCCGAGCGCGAAGACGAACTCGACACGCGGGTTCACCTCGCGTGTTTCGGCAGCGAGGAGGTCGGCCTCGTCGGGTCGGGGTATCACGCCGAACGCGCGGACGACGTTCGCGCCGTCTGCAACCTCGACGGGGTGTGCGGGGGCCGCACGCTCCAGACGCACGTGGGCGGCTTCGACGGCCTCGGGGACGCGTTCGAGCGCGTGGGCGAGCGGTACGACCACCCCATCACGGTCGTCCCCGAACACCTCCCGCACTCGGACCACTGGCCGTTCGTCGCCCGCGGCCTCCCGGGCTGTATGGTGTCGGCGGAGACCGGCGAACGCGGACGCGGCTGGGGCCACACCGAGGCGGACACGCTGGACAAACTCGAGATGCGGACGTTCCGCGAGCAGGCCGTGCTACTCGCCGAGGTGGTCGTCGAACTCGCGCGCGCGGACGCCGACCTCGAATCCCACCCCCGCGAGCGAATCGCCGACGCGCTCGAAGATCAGGGCGAGGCGGCGGGGATGCGAGCGACGGGCGACTGGCCGTTCTGA
- a CDS encoding lasso peptide biosynthesis B2 protein yields the protein MIDSVRRFVRSVRRFARHSRTRQRLLASAYLLLLVTHGMLAVPFVPVGSVQSAVGRASRFLADPDSTATRDDVTWSINVLSPYLPASVTCLRRAIVAQAMLASHGYPARVRIGVRKAGSEFRAHAWVEHEGRVLLGDLDDLSQYTPLPTDETGLRRRTVL from the coding sequence ATGATCGATTCGGTGCGGCGATTCGTCCGCTCGGTTCGACGGTTCGCCCGCCACTCGCGGACGAGACAGCGCCTGCTGGCGTCGGCGTACCTCCTCCTGCTCGTCACCCACGGCATGCTCGCCGTCCCGTTCGTTCCCGTCGGGAGCGTACAGAGCGCGGTCGGACGGGCGAGTCGGTTCCTGGCCGACCCCGACTCGACCGCGACCCGCGACGACGTCACGTGGTCGATCAACGTCCTGTCGCCGTACCTCCCCGCGTCGGTGACGTGTCTCAGACGCGCCATCGTGGCCCAGGCGATGCTCGCCTCCCACGGCTACCCCGCCCGCGTCCGCATCGGCGTCAGGAAGGCCGGGTCGGAGTTCCGGGCACACGCGTGGGTCGAACACGAGGGGCGCGTCCTGCTGGGCGACCTGGACGACCTCTCGCAGTACACGCCGCTCCCGACCGACGAGACGGGACTCCGGCGGCGAACGGTGCTGTGA
- a CDS encoding DUF7313 family protein codes for MQPLQFLVPLDPLVAAASVIPFVVLVLVLANMVTRLLAHRKHVEQAEDAEDDAEIERYTPHSVTTVLLVLASFAFLVVAPHGGMVMSVLVLGVFLADFFEFEARRVEARNEMQMERPKAALTASLVALLYAGFQSLFFIIEPIWTAIV; via the coding sequence ATGCAACCGCTTCAGTTCCTCGTCCCGCTCGACCCACTGGTCGCGGCGGCGTCGGTGATCCCGTTCGTCGTGCTGGTGCTGGTGCTGGCGAACATGGTGACGCGCCTCCTCGCGCACCGAAAGCACGTCGAGCAGGCGGAGGACGCTGAGGACGACGCCGAGATAGAACGGTACACCCCACACTCGGTCACGACGGTGCTCCTCGTCCTCGCGTCGTTCGCCTTCCTCGTCGTCGCGCCGCACGGCGGCATGGTCATGTCCGTCCTCGTCCTCGGGGTGTTCCTCGCGGACTTCTTCGAGTTCGAAGCCCGCAGGGTCGAAGCCCGCAACGAGATGCAGATGGAACGACCGAAGGCGGCCCTCACGGCGTCGCTCGTCGCGCTGCTGTACGCCGGCTTCCAGAGCCTCTTTTTCATCATCGAGCCCATCTGGACGGCCATCGTCTGA
- a CDS encoding thiolase C-terminal domain-containing protein, with product MTTVRIAGATLTHFGSHPDRTGRDLFAEAALGAREQAGVPRDDIDEVAYGNFMGELAERQGHQGPIMAEAAGLNCPATRYEDACASAGVAVRAGVSAIRSGRADVVLAGGMERMTNQETENTTEFLAIAADELYEVRAGMTFPGAYALMQRAYMNEFGGEREDFAHIAVKNHDHALPNEYAQYRSAISVEDHLDAPMISDPVGLYDSCPITDGAAAVILVSEEYAAEHALDAPVAITGTGQGGDNIALQDRTHLNRTPATARAADEAFADAGITPDDVAAVEVHDCFTVAEVLALEGLGFYDPGEAVTAARDGETTKHGSLPVNLSGGLKAKGHPVGATGASQITEMYRLLTGEHPNSEYVDGRVGVTHNAGGTVASAVVHVLEVDA from the coding sequence ATGACAACTGTTCGCATCGCGGGCGCAACACTCACTCACTTCGGGAGTCACCCCGACCGGACGGGGCGCGACCTGTTCGCCGAGGCCGCGCTCGGCGCCCGTGAGCAGGCCGGCGTCCCACGGGACGACATCGACGAGGTCGCCTACGGCAACTTCATGGGTGAACTCGCCGAGCGGCAGGGACACCAGGGTCCCATCATGGCCGAGGCGGCGGGCCTGAACTGCCCCGCGACCAGATACGAGGACGCCTGTGCCTCCGCGGGGGTCGCGGTCCGGGCCGGGGTGTCCGCGATTCGGTCGGGACGGGCCGACGTCGTCCTCGCCGGCGGGATGGAGCGAATGACGAACCAGGAGACGGAGAACACGACGGAGTTCCTCGCCATCGCCGCCGACGAACTGTACGAGGTCCGCGCCGGCATGACGTTCCCCGGCGCGTACGCGCTGATGCAGCGCGCCTACATGAACGAGTTCGGCGGCGAGCGCGAGGACTTCGCGCACATCGCCGTGAAGAACCACGACCACGCGCTCCCGAACGAGTACGCACAGTACCGGAGCGCCATCTCGGTCGAGGACCACCTCGACGCGCCGATGATCTCCGACCCGGTCGGCCTGTACGACTCCTGTCCCATCACCGACGGCGCCGCGGCCGTGATTCTCGTGTCCGAGGAGTACGCCGCCGAACACGCTCTCGACGCCCCGGTCGCCATCACGGGGACCGGTCAGGGCGGGGACAACATCGCGCTCCAGGATCGAACACACCTCAACCGGACGCCCGCGACGGCGCGCGCGGCCGACGAGGCGTTCGCCGACGCCGGAATCACCCCCGACGACGTGGCCGCCGTCGAGGTCCACGACTGTTTCACCGTCGCCGAGGTGCTCGCGCTCGAAGGGCTCGGCTTCTACGACCCCGGCGAGGCGGTCACGGCCGCCCGCGACGGCGAGACGACGAAACACGGCTCGCTCCCCGTAAACCTCTCCGGGGGGCTGAAGGCGAAGGGCCACCCCGTCGGCGCGACGGGCGCCTCGCAGATCACCGAGATGTACCGCCTCCTCACGGGCGAGCACCCGAACAGCGAGTACGTCGACGGCCGCGTCGGCGTGACGCACAACGCCGGCGGGACGGTCGCGAGTGCGGTCGTCCACGTCCTGGAGGTGGACGCGTGA